In the genome of Pseudomonas sp. P5_109, one region contains:
- a CDS encoding sterol desaturase family protein yields the protein MDVLAAIHLYLSQWVIEPVTRQFLGIFDFNGRLGLSFLCMSYSVAYCLFRYRKSRGLTDARSFPQFIGGRRVYLHRSALLDYRYYFVIAILKVALVLPIVGLVDPYVLRSADYIAFFSNLWGARTQVQENLGLTLLYGLGVFLVKDFSHYWGHRAFHSRYLWAFHKVHHSAPVLVPATASRVHFLEDVVEKLTDIICLGAFAGVFWYACGGEISRYTLFGVTYMVFIFNNLAANLRHSHVWLSFGPVLERVLSSPAQHQIHHSDAPRHFNKNFGINLSLWDWMFGTLYVTRSTPEVIHYGTGEQDHERYLTLWGLIVTPFVDSAHKLRSAKGPNTQPERGSDPYFSAQSASVTETAIGRQ from the coding sequence ATGGATGTTCTCGCCGCAATCCATCTTTATTTATCCCAGTGGGTGATCGAGCCGGTCACCCGGCAGTTCCTGGGCATTTTCGACTTCAACGGCCGACTCGGGCTATCCTTTCTCTGCATGTCTTACAGCGTCGCTTATTGCCTGTTCCGGTACCGCAAATCCCGGGGCTTGACCGACGCGCGCTCGTTCCCACAGTTCATCGGTGGCCGCCGGGTCTACCTGCACCGCTCGGCGCTGCTCGACTACCGCTATTACTTCGTGATCGCCATTCTCAAGGTCGCCCTGGTGCTGCCCATCGTCGGCCTGGTCGATCCGTATGTCTTGCGTTCAGCGGACTACATCGCGTTCTTCAGCAACCTGTGGGGTGCGCGTACGCAAGTGCAGGAGAACCTGGGGCTGACCTTGCTCTATGGGCTCGGGGTATTCCTGGTCAAGGATTTCAGCCATTACTGGGGCCATCGCGCCTTTCATTCGCGGTACCTGTGGGCCTTCCACAAAGTCCATCATTCGGCGCCCGTGCTGGTGCCGGCGACGGCCAGCCGGGTGCACTTTCTGGAAGATGTGGTGGAAAAGCTCACGGACATCATCTGTCTCGGCGCCTTTGCCGGTGTCTTCTGGTACGCCTGTGGCGGGGAGATCAGCCGCTATACGCTATTTGGCGTGACCTACATGGTGTTCATCTTCAATAACCTGGCGGCCAACCTGCGTCACAGCCATGTGTGGCTGTCCTTCGGGCCGGTGCTTGAGCGGGTGCTGAGCAGCCCGGCGCAACACCAGATTCATCACAGCGATGCGCCGCGACACTTCAACAAGAACTTCGGCATCAACCTGTCACTGTGGGACTGGATGTTCGGCACGCTGTACGTCACCCGGTCCACACCCGAAGTCATCCATTACGGCACCGGGGAGCAGGATCACGAGCGATACCTGACGCTGTGGGGTTTGATCGTCACGCCATTTGTGGACTCCGCGCACAAACTTCGCTCTGCAAAAGGCCCGAACACACAGCCTGAAAGGGGATCTGATCCGTATTTTTCAGCGCAATCTGCCTCTGTAACGGAAACAGCCATCGGCCGACAATAA
- a CDS encoding DUF3302 domain-containing protein, with product MLDYFALGLLIFVGLVLFYGVILLHDIPYEIAVHRNHPHQDAIHATGWVSLFTLHALWPFLWIWAMAYREDRGWGFSDGHSPKSHVVHLEQQVAELQGRIERLEATAGTAPGRLPTDNLGEGL from the coding sequence ATGCTTGATTACTTCGCACTGGGCCTGCTGATCTTTGTCGGGCTCGTCCTGTTCTACGGGGTCATCCTGCTCCACGACATCCCCTATGAAATTGCCGTCCACCGCAACCACCCCCACCAGGATGCGATCCACGCGACCGGGTGGGTCAGCCTGTTCACCCTGCACGCGCTCTGGCCGTTCCTGTGGATCTGGGCGATGGCCTACCGAGAGGACCGGGGCTGGGGGTTCAGTGACGGGCATTCGCCCAAGAGCCATGTGGTTCACCTCGAACAACAGGTCGCCGAACTGCAAGGCCGGATCGAGCGCCTCGAAGCGACGGCGGGCACGGCACCGGGCAGGCTGCCAACGGACAATCTCGGCGAGGGCCTTTGA
- a CDS encoding DUF2790 domain-containing protein yields the protein MKLLKIALLLTLAATGTQAFADDIHSTAATSQAPVETYTYGTKLDIKRVIEVSEIANECGPVPARMTYEDSQGQRRTIEYQVMGSGCSNG from the coding sequence ATGAAACTGCTAAAAATCGCACTCTTGCTTACGCTTGCCGCCACCGGCACCCAGGCCTTTGCAGATGACATCCACTCCACTGCCGCAACCAGCCAGGCACCGGTTGAAACCTACACATACGGCACAAAGCTCGATATCAAACGCGTCATCGAAGTCTCGGAAATCGCCAATGAATGCGGACCGGTCCCGGCGCGCATGACCTACGAAGATTCCCAGGGTCAACGCCGTACCATCGAGTATCAAGTGATGGGCAGCGGTTGTTCGAACGGGTGA
- a CDS encoding aldo/keto reductase — MTYEAFHDGLRDTRFPLNHGTVEMPAVGFGTLFRDLATTTEAVKEALAAGFRHFDCAERYRNEAQVGVALMDVLAAGKVRREDLFITTKLWNTNHRPERVEPAFEASRQRLQVDYIDCYLIHTPFAFQPGDNQDPRDEQGNVIYDNGVTLIETWRALERLVDEGRARSIGVSDITLEALKALVTEARIKPAVVQVEAHPYLPEWELLEFCKEHGIIVLAFAPLGHGMEPNVLQDPVLTGIARRLQKTPAQVALAWSVQRGVAFLTTSATPSHIRENIDISTLPHRAMLEIQQDITTRIRFNSVVETGVPGFIPRKP, encoded by the coding sequence ATGACCTATGAAGCCTTTCACGACGGGCTGCGCGATACCCGCTTCCCGCTCAACCATGGGACGGTCGAGATGCCGGCAGTCGGCTTCGGCACCTTGTTCCGCGATCTTGCCACCACCACTGAAGCGGTGAAGGAAGCGCTGGCTGCCGGTTTCCGCCACTTCGACTGCGCCGAGCGCTATCGCAACGAAGCACAGGTGGGTGTTGCGCTGATGGACGTGCTGGCAGCCGGTAAAGTCCGCCGCGAGGACCTGTTCATCACCACCAAACTGTGGAACACCAACCACCGTCCCGAGCGCGTCGAGCCCGCGTTCGAAGCCAGTCGCCAACGCCTGCAAGTGGACTACATCGACTGCTACCTGATCCACACGCCGTTTGCCTTTCAACCCGGTGACAACCAGGACCCGAGGGACGAGCAGGGCAACGTCATCTACGACAACGGCGTGACATTGATCGAGACGTGGCGCGCGCTCGAACGGTTGGTGGATGAGGGGCGGGCGAGGTCCATCGGGGTGTCCGATATCACCCTGGAAGCGTTGAAGGCGCTGGTCACTGAGGCGCGGATAAAACCGGCCGTGGTGCAGGTCGAGGCCCACCCTTATCTGCCGGAGTGGGAGCTGCTGGAATTCTGCAAGGAACACGGGATCATCGTGCTGGCGTTTGCGCCTCTGGGGCATGGCATGGAGCCGAATGTGCTGCAAGACCCGGTGCTCACCGGTATCGCCCGGCGCTTGCAGAAAACCCCGGCCCAGGTGGCGCTGGCCTGGTCGGTGCAACGCGGCGTGGCATTCCTGACCACCTCGGCCACGCCAAGCCATATCCGCGAAAACATCGATATCTCGACCTTGCCGCACAGGGCCATGCTCGAGATTCAACAAGACATCACAACCCGTATACGCTTCAACTCGGTGGTTGAAACCGGAGTGCCCGGGTTCATTCCACGCAAGCCGTAG
- a CDS encoding HlyD family secretion protein: MTKQFDIPASQTFEQPGPNPVGAPTGKPLKQRLRPWLMVGVPILFAALGYAHHVSGQAYVSTDNAYARVAKASINARISGQVVEIAVEDNQQVHKGQVLFRIDPQPFQIAVERAQAQLSVARLRIDGLKASYRQQQAELQSAKESADFDQKDFARKKALVASEFVSKSIYERADTDVKVARQRIASIEQQIASTVVALNGNPNIDADSHPTVREARAQLDEAQLYLSYTTVYAPQDGIVAKVDDLQVGNHLNSGAPAFALLSGHEIWIEANFRETDVAHMRPGQEATIRIDTYPDRVFKAHVTSMSPGAGSDFALLPPENATGNWVKVTQRVPVRLELDEEDPALPLFSGTSATVRIDTQFQSPWWHPLKALLTAGNS, encoded by the coding sequence ATGACCAAACAGTTCGATATCCCGGCTTCACAGACCTTCGAGCAGCCTGGCCCCAACCCGGTCGGCGCACCCACCGGAAAACCGCTGAAACAGCGCTTGCGCCCCTGGCTGATGGTCGGTGTTCCCATCCTCTTCGCGGCGCTGGGTTATGCCCACCACGTGTCGGGGCAGGCGTATGTTTCGACCGATAACGCTTACGCCCGGGTGGCGAAGGCCTCGATCAATGCGCGGATTTCCGGGCAAGTGGTGGAAATCGCCGTCGAGGACAACCAGCAGGTGCACAAGGGCCAGGTGCTGTTCCGGATCGACCCGCAACCCTTCCAGATCGCCGTCGAGCGTGCCCAGGCGCAGCTCAGCGTGGCGCGGCTGCGCATCGACGGGCTCAAGGCCAGCTATCGCCAGCAACAGGCGGAACTGCAATCGGCAAAAGAGTCGGCCGACTTCGACCAGAAGGACTTTGCCCGCAAGAAAGCCCTGGTCGCCTCCGAGTTCGTCTCGAAATCGATTTACGAACGGGCCGACACCGACGTGAAAGTGGCGCGGCAACGGATCGCGTCCATCGAGCAACAGATCGCCAGCACCGTGGTGGCCTTGAACGGCAATCCAAACATCGACGCCGACAGTCACCCGACGGTACGCGAAGCCAGGGCGCAACTCGACGAGGCGCAACTGTACCTCTCGTACACCACGGTGTATGCGCCGCAGGACGGCATCGTGGCCAAGGTCGATGATCTGCAGGTGGGCAACCACTTGAACAGTGGTGCGCCGGCCTTTGCCCTGTTGTCCGGTCACGAGATCTGGATCGAGGCCAACTTCCGCGAGACCGACGTGGCCCACATGCGCCCGGGTCAGGAAGCCACCATCCGCATCGATACCTACCCGGATCGCGTGTTCAAGGCCCACGTCACCAGCATGAGCCCGGGGGCCGGCTCGGATTTCGCCTTGCTGCCGCCGGAAAATGCGACCGGCAACTGGGTCAAGGTCACGCAGCGGGTGCCGGTACGGCTTGAGCTCGACGAAGAGGACCCGGCGCTGCCGCTGTTCTCCGGGACCAGCGCCACGGTGCGGATCGACACCCAGTTTCAAAGCCCCTGGTGGCACCCGCTCAAGGCGTTGCTGACCGCAGGTAACTCCTGA
- a CDS encoding LysR family transcriptional regulator gives MDELRRIDLNMLVTLHALLAEKHVTRASVRLHKSQPAVSHALGLLRAHFDDPLLIRRNGSMVLTARAQALAQPLQDALGNLNSLLGAPSFEPSTAKGRFRLSLSDYAARILLPRLTQKVRQEAPGIDLAISQASREMMISQLLDGELDLALGIFPEVPDAIALQDLFFEGFISLADKKVLPAQGGLSLNDWLTRPHVMLALRPDANDEIEQALATRGLKRHIALALPHWSAAVEVLAGTDLILTVASRAVGPMRNHKSLRQFEPPIDIPRFAYQQAWHSRKEGDAAHRWLREAVFKCSQPG, from the coding sequence ATGGATGAACTGCGCAGGATTGACCTCAACATGCTGGTAACGCTTCATGCGTTACTGGCCGAGAAGCACGTCACGCGAGCATCAGTACGGCTGCATAAAAGCCAGCCAGCAGTCAGCCACGCGCTCGGCTTGCTCAGAGCCCATTTCGATGACCCTTTGCTCATACGGCGAAACGGGTCCATGGTTTTAACGGCGAGGGCACAAGCTCTGGCTCAGCCGCTTCAGGATGCTTTGGGCAACTTGAACTCGCTGTTGGGCGCTCCGTCATTTGAGCCATCAACGGCAAAGGGCCGTTTCAGATTGTCGCTATCGGACTATGCAGCGCGAATCCTTCTACCTCGGCTTACCCAGAAGGTTCGTCAAGAAGCTCCAGGTATTGATTTGGCTATCAGCCAGGCAAGTCGAGAAATGATGATTTCTCAGCTTTTGGATGGCGAACTCGACCTTGCATTGGGTATCTTTCCCGAGGTTCCGGATGCCATTGCGCTTCAAGATCTCTTTTTCGAAGGGTTCATCAGTCTTGCTGATAAAAAAGTGTTGCCCGCGCAGGGCGGTCTTTCACTGAACGATTGGCTAACTCGCCCACATGTAATGCTCGCGCTTCGCCCTGACGCGAATGACGAAATCGAGCAAGCGTTGGCCACCCGAGGCTTAAAGCGTCACATTGCCTTGGCTTTGCCACACTGGAGCGCTGCGGTCGAAGTACTTGCTGGTACCGATTTGATTCTTACGGTTGCCAGTCGCGCGGTAGGCCCGATGCGAAACCACAAATCGCTACGGCAATTCGAACCGCCCATTGATATCCCCCGATTTGCCTATCAGCAGGCCTGGCATTCCAGGAAAGAGGGTGACGCCGCACATCGCTGGTTGCGCGAGGCAGTCTTCAAATGCTCTCAGCCAGGCTGA
- a CDS encoding DMT family transporter, whose translation MLGKTALYLFLPLLTAFMAGTLIPVQAASGATLGRMLGHPLWGAAVALSIGVVAILVAVILMRLPVPDFQSAVSGPWWMWIGGVTGAIYVATSLALLPRVGASGFLLCVIAGQMIAAMLLDHFGLLGLTEKPASFGRFLGVGIMLLGLVVAQFNSPGVSQTVSKDKEVLTEQASNRNTSN comes from the coding sequence ATGCTAGGCAAAACTGCCCTTTATCTTTTTCTACCCTTACTGACAGCCTTCATGGCAGGCACGCTGATTCCGGTACAAGCCGCTAGCGGCGCCACGCTGGGACGCATGCTTGGCCACCCTTTATGGGGAGCCGCTGTCGCGCTCAGCATCGGCGTCGTTGCGATATTGGTAGCTGTCATCCTTATGCGCTTGCCCGTGCCTGACTTCCAAAGTGCAGTAAGCGGCCCGTGGTGGATGTGGATCGGTGGTGTGACAGGGGCCATTTACGTGGCTACTTCCTTAGCGCTACTTCCAAGAGTCGGAGCGAGCGGTTTCCTCCTGTGTGTAATAGCCGGTCAGATGATTGCAGCGATGCTACTCGACCACTTTGGCCTGCTCGGATTGACGGAAAAGCCAGCAAGTTTTGGGCGCTTTTTGGGTGTGGGAATCATGCTGCTTGGTCTCGTCGTAGCACAGTTCAACAGTCCTGGTGTTTCACAGACTGTGTCGAAGGACAAAGAAGTGCTGACAGAGCAAGCGTCGAATAGAAATACGTCGAATTAA
- the mug gene encoding G/U mismatch-specific DNA glycosylase → MSEKLEDILAGELAVIFCGINPGMTAAAQGHHFAGRGNRFWRTLHLAGFTPELVQPENDRTLLNYRCGLTAVVERPTASADQLSLHEFSAAAAGFEQKIARHAPRFVAFLGKAAYCALSGQRNIAWGLQSNTFGNASVWVLPNPSGRNRGFSLEQLITAYRELRLAVDGNRPA, encoded by the coding sequence GTGAGTGAAAAACTCGAGGATATTCTTGCCGGGGAATTGGCCGTGATCTTCTGCGGGATCAACCCCGGAATGACTGCCGCCGCCCAGGGTCACCATTTTGCCGGGCGCGGCAATCGTTTCTGGCGCACGCTGCACCTGGCCGGTTTTACCCCGGAGCTTGTGCAACCGGAAAACGATCGGACTCTCTTGAACTATCGATGCGGATTGACTGCGGTGGTCGAACGGCCGACAGCCAGTGCCGATCAGTTGTCCTTGCACGAGTTCAGCGCCGCCGCAGCGGGCTTCGAACAGAAAATCGCCCGCCATGCGCCGCGTTTCGTGGCGTTTCTGGGCAAGGCGGCGTATTGCGCGCTGTCCGGTCAGCGCAACATTGCCTGGGGCCTGCAAAGCAACACCTTCGGCAATGCCTCGGTCTGGGTGTTGCCCAACCCCAGCGGCAGAAATCGCGGGTTCAGCCTTGAGCAACTGATAACGGCCTACCGTGAACTGCGGCTGGCGGTCGACGGCAATCGGCCGGCGTGA
- a CDS encoding DHA2 family efflux MFS transporter permease subunit: protein MNAQSLVSPGGEGARSLRFAALLATYMQSANLPLPNSALRLIQGSLSMSDDQAGWIFTAYLAASAISMPIAQWLAARFGLKRVYQAALALFVLGLLLGTAATTSLEFVGARIVQGLASGVLAPLSMAIAMETLPVQKRATFGASWTAIVLFGIVSGPSIGGWIAEHFGWRPMFYLSVPLSAFIFLVMALLLTEKKAEKPPAFDFFGFGTFTLGLISLQMLLDRGERLDWFASPEIWIEAMASALGIYLFVVHVLTSKVHFLNKRLLKDRNFVLSTVIFFALGFVLLSTMALTSPMLDEILGYPPDTTGALTIPRGIGLVGAFLLMGRLPERFDRRLFVAAGIAIVIYANWMMLGYSPLMDEWPVAVAGAIQGAGLGILMPAVSKVAFSTLDPALRPEGTGLFNLARVYGSTLGVAIVQLFFFNNTQAMHMALVSNLTPYRVATQSLTSAPLQALEGLNEMITGQAAFIAVVDQFKILLVVMLVVSPLVLFLRKPVAAN, encoded by the coding sequence ATGAACGCTCAATCGTTGGTAAGTCCCGGTGGGGAGGGTGCGCGCTCGCTCAGGTTCGCCGCCTTGCTCGCGACCTATATGCAGTCGGCCAACCTGCCGTTGCCGAACTCGGCACTCAGGTTGATTCAGGGCAGCCTGTCGATGAGCGACGATCAGGCGGGGTGGATTTTCACCGCGTACCTGGCCGCCAGCGCAATCAGCATGCCAATCGCGCAGTGGCTGGCCGCACGCTTTGGCCTGAAGCGGGTGTATCAGGCGGCGCTGGCGTTGTTCGTCCTGGGCTTGTTACTTGGCACGGCAGCGACGACATCACTGGAGTTCGTCGGCGCGCGCATCGTACAAGGCCTCGCCAGTGGCGTACTGGCGCCGCTGTCGATGGCGATCGCCATGGAAACCTTGCCGGTGCAAAAGCGTGCAACCTTTGGCGCGAGCTGGACCGCCATCGTGCTGTTCGGTATCGTCAGCGGCCCGAGCATCGGTGGCTGGATCGCCGAACACTTTGGCTGGCGGCCGATGTTCTACCTCAGCGTGCCACTGTCGGCGTTCATCTTCCTGGTGATGGCGCTGTTGTTGACCGAGAAGAAAGCCGAGAAACCGCCGGCGTTTGATTTCTTCGGTTTCGGCACCTTCACCCTCGGCCTGATCAGCCTGCAAATGCTGCTCGACCGGGGTGAGCGACTGGACTGGTTCGCCTCGCCGGAGATCTGGATCGAAGCGATGGCGTCGGCGCTGGGGATCTACCTGTTCGTGGTGCATGTGCTGACCTCGAAGGTGCATTTCCTCAACAAGCGCCTGCTCAAGGACCGCAACTTCGTGTTGTCGACGGTGATCTTTTTCGCCCTCGGTTTCGTGCTGTTGTCGACCATGGCCCTGACCTCACCGATGCTCGACGAGATTCTCGGCTATCCGCCTGACACCACCGGCGCCTTGACGATCCCTCGTGGCATCGGCCTGGTCGGCGCCTTCCTGCTGATGGGGCGGTTGCCCGAGCGCTTCGACCGGCGCCTCTTCGTCGCGGCCGGTATTGCCATCGTGATTTATGCCAACTGGATGATGCTCGGTTATTCACCGCTGATGGACGAGTGGCCCGTGGCTGTGGCCGGTGCGATCCAAGGCGCGGGCCTGGGCATCCTGATGCCGGCGGTGAGCAAAGTCGCCTTCAGCACCCTCGACCCGGCGCTGCGCCCGGAAGGCACCGGCCTGTTCAACCTGGCCCGGGTCTATGGCAGCACGCTGGGGGTGGCGATCGTGCAGTTGTTTTTCTTCAACAACACCCAGGCCATGCACATGGCGCTGGTCAGCAACCTGACGCCGTACCGCGTCGCCACGCAGTCGCTGACCTCGGCGCCGCTGCAGGCGCTGGAAGGGCTCAACGAAATGATCACCGGCCAGGCCGCGTTCATCGCGGTCGTCGACCAGTTCAAGATTTTGCTGGTGGTGATGCTGGTGGTGAGCCCGCTGGTGCTGTTTCTTCGCAAGCCCGTTGCGGCCAATTAG
- a CDS encoding efflux transporter outer membrane subunit, which yields MKSCALVINRHLLQTKIAALSLLVLLTACTVGPDYETPQASASQHYDPQAEQRLAHGAEPCIDLGKRVRGDWWAAFGSQKLDHVERRAIDGNLDLVAADATIRQAASSVAAAQGALYPQVDFAAVAGRQRLHNSKEPSIANFYAIGPRVGFDLDVFGGNKRLVEQQQAFTELQTHRYEAAYLTLTGNVASQALLVASANAQIQAVEKLLANDARNLELVRMARSNGSTTQIDVSLAETRLAQDRTLLPPLAQQRDAARHALSILTGKGPADWIAPDFELSEFVLPSNMPVSLPSEMAHDRPDVLQAEAQLHMASAAVGVATANLYPHVTLSASLAQAASGNGGAALWGFAAGLAGPLFDGGTLKAEQQAAVDGYKATLAGYQQTVISSFGQVADTLQAINHDAEEHLAQTDALHAAQTSLQLNQQAFAQGENSILQVLEAERAFEQALLGQIRVETAQYLDTVQLFIALGGNSVGAFEQRVASGDGQKPSYQ from the coding sequence ATGAAATCTTGTGCGCTGGTCATCAACAGACATCTGCTGCAAACGAAGATCGCAGCGCTGTCGCTACTGGTATTGCTGACGGCCTGCACCGTAGGCCCGGACTATGAGACGCCGCAAGCGAGTGCGTCGCAGCACTATGACCCGCAAGCCGAGCAGCGCCTGGCCCATGGTGCCGAGCCATGCATCGACCTAGGCAAGAGGGTCCGTGGCGACTGGTGGGCTGCCTTTGGCTCGCAGAAACTCGACCACGTGGAGCGTCGCGCCATCGACGGCAACCTCGATCTGGTGGCCGCCGATGCGACGATCCGCCAGGCCGCTTCTTCTGTGGCGGCGGCGCAGGGTGCGCTGTATCCGCAGGTCGATTTTGCTGCCGTGGCCGGTCGGCAACGGCTGCACAACAGCAAGGAACCCTCGATCGCCAACTTCTATGCGATCGGGCCGCGGGTAGGGTTCGACCTTGATGTGTTCGGCGGCAACAAGCGCCTTGTTGAACAGCAGCAGGCGTTCACCGAGCTGCAAACTCACCGCTACGAAGCGGCGTACCTGACCCTGACCGGCAACGTCGCCAGCCAGGCGTTGCTGGTGGCCTCCGCCAATGCGCAGATCCAGGCCGTGGAAAAACTGCTGGCCAACGACGCGAGGAATCTTGAGCTGGTGCGCATGGCCCGCAGCAATGGCAGCACCACGCAGATCGATGTGTCGCTGGCCGAGACACGGCTGGCCCAGGACCGCACGCTGTTGCCGCCCCTCGCTCAGCAGCGCGATGCCGCCCGGCATGCGCTGTCGATCCTGACGGGGAAGGGGCCGGCGGACTGGATCGCTCCCGACTTCGAGTTGAGCGAGTTTGTCCTGCCGTCGAACATGCCGGTGAGCCTGCCTTCGGAAATGGCCCACGATCGCCCGGATGTGCTGCAAGCCGAAGCACAACTGCACATGGCCAGCGCGGCGGTGGGCGTGGCGACGGCGAATCTCTATCCCCACGTCACGCTGTCGGCGTCCCTGGCGCAGGCGGCTTCGGGCAATGGCGGCGCGGCGCTCTGGGGTTTTGCTGCGGGCTTGGCCGGGCCGCTCTTCGATGGCGGTACGCTCAAGGCCGAACAACAGGCTGCCGTCGACGGCTACAAGGCGACGCTCGCCGGTTACCAACAGACGGTCATCAGCTCGTTCGGCCAGGTCGCCGACACCTTGCAGGCGATCAACCATGACGCCGAGGAACACCTGGCCCAGACCGACGCATTGCACGCGGCCCAAACCAGTCTGCAGTTGAACCAGCAAGCCTTCGCGCAAGGCGAGAACAGCATTCTCCAGGTCCTGGAAGCGGAGCGTGCCTTTGAGCAGGCGCTGCTGGGGCAGATCCGCGTGGAAACCGCGCAGTACCTCGACACCGTGCAGTTGTTCATCGCCCTGGGCGGCAACTCGGTCGGCGCCTTCGAGCAACGCGTTGCCTCGGGCGACGGGCAGAAACCTTCGTATCAATAA
- a CDS encoding TetR/AcrR family transcriptional regulator: MAQNKSTEGKGRGRPRAYDPQTALQQALGVFWNTGYSGASLDSIATAAGMNRPSLYAAFGDKHALYIKALEQYWEFAAAAMHEALTDLELPLAEALQRFYEGQLSIYFSGDGQPRGCFAIGTATTEAVEDPQIREVLSDRLNRLDADLEVRLQAAKEAGQLKGDADPAALAVLASSLLHSISIRARAGKSRAELTALARNAVRVICGE, encoded by the coding sequence ATGGCACAAAATAAATCGACAGAGGGCAAAGGCCGTGGCCGCCCTCGGGCGTACGACCCGCAGACAGCGTTGCAGCAGGCACTCGGGGTGTTCTGGAACACCGGCTATTCCGGCGCGTCGCTCGACAGCATCGCCACCGCCGCCGGCATGAATCGCCCCAGCCTCTATGCGGCATTCGGCGACAAGCACGCGCTCTACATCAAAGCGCTGGAGCAGTATTGGGAATTCGCCGCGGCGGCCATGCACGAGGCCCTGACGGACCTCGAGCTGCCGTTGGCCGAAGCCTTGCAGCGTTTCTACGAGGGGCAGTTGTCGATTTACTTCTCGGGCGACGGCCAGCCCCGGGGTTGCTTCGCCATCGGCACGGCCACCACCGAGGCCGTCGAGGACCCGCAGATTCGCGAGGTGCTGTCCGACCGCTTGAACCGGCTGGATGCCGATCTGGAGGTTCGCCTGCAAGCGGCCAAAGAGGCTGGCCAGCTCAAAGGCGATGCAGACCCAGCGGCCCTTGCCGTGCTTGCCTCGTCGCTGCTGCACAGCATTTCCATACGTGCGCGGGCCGGTAAATCCCGAGCCGAACTGACGGCGCTGGCGCGCAATGCAGTCAGAGTGATCTGCGGTGAGTGA
- a CDS encoding LysR family transcriptional regulator has protein sequence MDVLQTLRCFAAVAQSGSFTAAATMLDTTTTNVSKAVSSLEARLQTRLINRTTRRLALTEAGVRYLQRCERILEDMREADAEAGTAQVMPAGRLKIHAMSAIGNHYVIGAIARYRETYPSVLFDLTVTNRLPDLLEEGYDMSIVLARDLPDSGFVAQRLGITYSILCASPAYLAKRGVPGSPGELDGHDCLRIVNTVMPSENWVFEGPQGIETFSTPVSPFHVNTADAMTFAIKNGMGIGIQPIASAVEGLRAGTLVRVLPEYRLEELNLFAIYASRKFVDAKIKTWVEFLKHSIPGLLASDEKIVGASV, from the coding sequence ATGGATGTTTTGCAGACCCTGCGCTGTTTCGCCGCGGTTGCCCAAAGCGGCAGCTTCACCGCGGCGGCCACGATGTTGGACACCACCACGACCAACGTATCCAAAGCCGTTTCCAGCCTGGAGGCCCGCCTGCAAACGCGCCTGATCAACCGCACCACCCGACGCCTGGCGTTGACCGAAGCCGGTGTACGCTACCTGCAGCGCTGCGAGCGGATACTGGAGGACATGCGCGAAGCCGATGCCGAGGCGGGCACGGCCCAGGTCATGCCCGCCGGCCGCCTGAAAATCCACGCCATGTCGGCCATCGGCAACCACTACGTGATCGGCGCCATCGCCCGCTACCGGGAAACCTACCCTTCGGTGTTGTTCGACCTGACCGTGACCAATCGCCTGCCGGATTTGCTGGAGGAGGGCTACGACATGTCGATCGTGCTGGCGCGAGACCTGCCCGATTCCGGCTTTGTCGCCCAGCGGCTGGGTATCACCTACAGCATTCTCTGCGCCTCGCCGGCGTACCTGGCAAAACGCGGGGTTCCCGGCTCGCCCGGTGAACTCGACGGCCATGATTGCCTGCGCATCGTCAACACGGTCATGCCATCGGAGAACTGGGTGTTTGAAGGCCCGCAAGGGATAGAAACGTTCAGCACGCCGGTGTCGCCCTTCCACGTCAACACGGCGGACGCCATGACCTTCGCGATCAAGAACGGAATGGGCATTGGCATCCAGCCGATCGCGTCGGCCGTCGAAGGCCTGCGGGCGGGGACGCTGGTGCGGGTATTGCCGGAGTATCGGCTGGAAGAGTTGAACCTGTTTGCGATCTACGCTTCACGCAAGTTCGTCGATGCAAAAATAAAAACCTGGGTGGAATTCCTGAAGCACTCCATTCCCGGGTTGCTGGCGTCTGATGAAAAAATTGTCGGTGCATCGGTGTAG